The nucleotide window ACGACTGGAAGAGGCCGTTGTCGAGGGCGCGGGAGAGCAGGGTGTTGTCGACGCCGAAGAAGACATCGCCCTGCGGGTTGTCCTTGGTGAGGATCGCCTGGTTGACGGCCTGCCCGGCGTCACCGCTCTTGAGGACCTTGACCTTGTAGCCGGACTCCTTCTCGAACGCCTTCAGCACGTCCTTGGAGTAGGCGAAGGAGTCATGGCTGACGAGCGTGACGGTCTTTGAACCACCGCCGCTGCCGCTGCTCCCGTCGGAGTCGGACGACCCGCAGGCGGACAGGGTGACGAGTCCCAGGCCCACGACCACGGCCGCGAACCGTCTGTTGGTGATGCTCACTGAATTCCTCCTGGAGTGACCAGGAAGAGACGCGGCCCTGCCCGGGACTCCCATGACGGGCTCCCCGGGCAGGGCGCAACAGCTCGAGTGGTGACCGATCTCCCTACCCAGAATGACCTGGGCCAGGTTCGGAGGGTCTGCGGCCGATGCCGCACTCTCAGCGCTGTGGCGCTCCCCTGTCGGAATATGAAGATATGCGTACGGAGGTCAGCGTACCCCGTGGCCGAATCCGTACTACCTCTCGGTGGCCGCCAGCTGGCCACAGGCCCCGTCGATCTCCTGCCCCCGGGTGTCCCGAACGGTCACCGGCACTCCATGGGCGGCGATGGCCTCGACGAACGCCTTCTCGTCCTCGGGCCGGGAAGCGGTCCACTTGGACCCCGGCGTCGGGTTCAGCGGGATGAGGTTGACGTGCACGGGCTTGCCCTTGAGCAGCCGGCCGAGCCGGTCGCCGCGCCACGCCTGGTCGTTGATGTCCCGGATCAGCGCGTACTCGATGGACAGCCGCCGCCCGGACCTGGCGACGTACTCCCAGCCGGCGTCCAGCACCTCCCGCACCTGCCACCGCGTGTTGACGGGCACGAGCGTGTCGCGCAGCTCGTCGTCCGGCGCGTGCAGCGAGATGGCGAGCCGGCACTTGAAGCCCTCGTCGGCGAACCGATGGATGGCCGGCACCAGCCCGACGGTCGACACGGTGATCCCGCGCTGCGAAAGCCCCAGCCCGTCCGGCTCCGCGTCGGTGAGCCGACGGATGGCACCCACGACCCGGTTGTAGTTGGCGAGCGGCTCACCCATCCCCATGAAGACGATGTTGGAGAGCCGCGCCGGACCACCCGGGATCTCGCCGTCCCTGAGCGCCCGCATGCCGTCCACGATCTGGTGGACGATCTCGGCGGTGGACAGATTCCGGTCCAGCCCGGCCTGCCCGGTCGCACAGAACGGGCAGTTCATACCGCACCCGGCCTGGGAGCTGATGCACATGGTGACCCGGTCCGGGTACCGCATCAGCACCGACTCCACGAGCGTGCCGTCGAACAGCCGCCACAGCGTCTTGCGGGTGGTCTCCTGGTCGGTCGACAGATGCCGTACGACCGTCATCAGCTCGGGAAGCAGCGCCTCCTGGAGCTTGGTGCGCGCACCGGCGGGGATGTCGGTCCACTGCTCCGGGGCGTGCGCGTACCGCGCGAAGTAGTGCTGCGAGAGCTGCTTGGCGCGAAACGGCTTCTCGCCGATCTCCGCCACGGCTTCCTTGCGCTCGGCAGGCGTGAGATCGGCAAGGTGCCGCGGCGGCTTCTTGGCTCCGCGGGGGGCGACGAAAGTGAGTTCTCCGGGCTTGGGCATGGTTTCTCAAGTGTCGCAGATCGTTCGGGGTGATCTGCGGCCACGGGCGTGCACCGCTGTGAGCGCTACGCGGCGGTGTGCTCCAGCTGGTCCTTGAGGTGTTGCTCGTTGCGCGGGAGTTCCTTGCGGATCTGGGGGCGGACGACGAGGGGTACGAGGACCTTGCCGATGCCCTTGCCCTCGAAGTCGACTTCTATGGTCACGCGGGAGCGGCGGCCGTCGTCGAGCGGGGTGATCTCGCCGTGCACATGCCCGCGAACGGGTCCGTCGACGCCCTGCATGCCCCAGACCCGCGGGGGCTCGTACTCGGTGAGCTGCATGGTCATCGGCATGTCCCGGCGGCCGAAGTGCCGGGTGATCCGCACCCGGGAGCCGACGCCGACGGGCCCGGCGTCGAGCTGCTCCGTCGAGACCGCGCTCTCCTGCCACTCGGGCAGGTGGGCGAAGTCGCTGATGTACGCCCAGACGTCCTCCGGGCGGCGGTCGATGTCGATCGATTCACGGAAGTCGGACATGAGGTCCGCCCCCTTCCAAGAGCGATCCCCCCTGGGAGTGGCTCTACGAGCATCGTCCCACTTGACCGCGCGGGGGACCACGGCAGTGAGCCCCCGCCCAGGACAGGACGGGGGCTCACACACCTCATGTACGCGCTTCGATCAGCCGGAACCCACGAACAGCACCAGCAGCAGCCACACCACCGGAGCCGTGGGCAGCAGCGAGTCCAGCCGGTCCATGATCCCTCCATGGCCCGGCAGCAGGGTGCCCATGTCCTTGATGCCGAGGTCCCGCTTGATCATCGACTCGCCGAGGTCGCCCAGTGTGGCGCTGGCGGCGACGGCGAGGCCGAGGAGCAGGCCCTGCCACCAGGCGCCGTCGGCGATGACGAACTGCATGAGCAGCGCGCCCGCGACCATGGCGAAGGCGACAGCCCCGAGCAGGCCCTCGCGGGTCTTGCCGGGGCTGATGCGCGGGGCGAGCTTGTGCGTGCCGAAGCGCCAGCCGACGGCGTACGCGCCCGTGTCGCTGACGACGGTCAGCAGCAGGAACACGAGAACCCGCTGCGGCCCGTCGTCGGCGGTGAGCATGAGCGCGACGAACGTGGCCAGGAACGGCACGTAGAAGGCCGCGAAGACCCCTGCCGTGACGTCCTTGAGGTAGTTCTCCGGCGGTTCGGTCATCCGCCAGACCAGGACGGCGAGCGCGGTGAGCGCCATGGCCACCCAGGCGCCCTCCGGGCCCCGTACATACCCGGCGACGACCATGGCGGCCCCGCCGACCGCGAGGGGTACGAGGGGCGCCTTGATGCCCTTGCGCTCCTGCAGCCGGGAGGTGAGCTCCCACAGGCCGACGACGACGGCGACCGCTATCACACCGACGAAAACTGCCTTGA belongs to Streptomyces graminofaciens and includes:
- the rlmN gene encoding 23S rRNA (adenine(2503)-C(2))-methyltransferase RlmN, which codes for MPKPGELTFVAPRGAKKPPRHLADLTPAERKEAVAEIGEKPFRAKQLSQHYFARYAHAPEQWTDIPAGARTKLQEALLPELMTVVRHLSTDQETTRKTLWRLFDGTLVESVLMRYPDRVTMCISSQAGCGMNCPFCATGQAGLDRNLSTAEIVHQIVDGMRALRDGEIPGGPARLSNIVFMGMGEPLANYNRVVGAIRRLTDAEPDGLGLSQRGITVSTVGLVPAIHRFADEGFKCRLAISLHAPDDELRDTLVPVNTRWQVREVLDAGWEYVARSGRRLSIEYALIRDINDQAWRGDRLGRLLKGKPVHVNLIPLNPTPGSKWTASRPEDEKAFVEAIAAHGVPVTVRDTRGQEIDGACGQLAATER
- a CDS encoding SRPBCC family protein; this encodes MSDFRESIDIDRRPEDVWAYISDFAHLPEWQESAVSTEQLDAGPVGVGSRVRITRHFGRRDMPMTMQLTEYEPPRVWGMQGVDGPVRGHVHGEITPLDDGRRSRVTIEVDFEGKGIGKVLVPLVVRPQIRKELPRNEQHLKDQLEHTAA
- a CDS encoding phosphatidate cytidylyltransferase, which codes for MNDSSWGAPPQAGYWAPTDRGPVQGATPSGPAYDAPEAPHYMQTQPMPIVPDVPAHGGNQDDDRGAARMGGPLFRDETQSAQSSVAASQKPEPMPDAPQPAPQKKSAGRDLGAAIGVGVGLGAVIVASLFIVKAVFVGVIAVAVVVGLWELTSRLQERKGIKAPLVPLAVGGAAMVVAGYVRGPEGAWVAMALTALAVLVWRMTEPPENYLKDVTAGVFAAFYVPFLATFVALMLTADDGPQRVLVFLLLTVVSDTGAYAVGWRFGTHKLAPRISPGKTREGLLGAVAFAMVAGALLMQFVIADGAWWQGLLLGLAVAASATLGDLGESMIKRDLGIKDMGTLLPGHGGIMDRLDSLLPTAPVVWLLLVLFVGSG